From one Brachypodium distachyon strain Bd21 chromosome 4, Brachypodium_distachyon_v3.0, whole genome shotgun sequence genomic stretch:
- the LOC100831883 gene encoding F-box/LRR-repeat protein 4 produces the protein SPWAAGALASRRRPSCSPESFSGARAAATAPTSPRGGGGGRRAGTGGGGGDEAALCDDLLQEVLRLLPPNAAPAVSLVSRRWLALLRASTSRLTLRLPPPAAAPFSGAETPASASASVVAPLAELLSRYPYLTALAVVSAPASSAAAHDADAVLLSVAGAPSAARLAALRFSLGSPVSPAALCEASVTLSGLASLHLTALGPLSFTWLASLPRLKSFALVNSPAAYSARSGLDDDESDDAVEEVLPLERLSLCGFRSGDRGLRWLWRRCRGLRWLQLRACDGVGDGPATLAFPGCLDGLLALELRACRTVADRVLLLAADRCRALVSLLVYDGGSREALLQFIHQRGAMLHTLDLRLPLDLHNDHLLAIGAGQGCHSRGGLAVLRLQSCVLVTGDGLRSLARTANGAGIEEVALVSCDVVEREPGLLTFLSQSMCRLRRLDLSYNETLKDKEVGAMLSSCRNLIDIRLRGCRSLTGESLVSLLKHCGRSVEVVDISRCPAIIGNSVEFFAQRAIRLNHLIIEESSVSEELKAIVQMKGMKVGSLPCEGSF, from the coding sequence TCCCCCTGGGCAGCAGGAGCCCTAGCTAGCCGACGACGGCCGAGCTGCTCCCCTGAGTCGTTCTCCGGAGcccgcgcggcggccacggcacCGACGAGCccccggggcggcggcggaggccgccgcgccggcacTGGTGGAGGCGGGGGGGATGAGGCGGCGTTGTGCGACGACCTGCTGCAGGAGGTGCTCCGCCTGCTCCCGCCCAACGCCGCACCGGCCGTCTCCCTCGTCTCCCGCCGCTGGCTCGCACTCCTCCGGGCCTCCACCTCCCGCCTCACCCTCCGCCttcccccgccggcggcggcgcccttcTCCGGAGCCGAAACCCCagcctcggcgtcggcgtcggtgGTGGCCCCCCTCGCTGAGCTGCTCTCGCGGTACCCGTACCTGACCGCGCTGGCCGTGGTCTccgcgcccgcctcctccgccgctgctcacgacgccgacgccgtccTGCTCTCCGTCGCGGGCGCGCCGTCGGCGGCCCGGCTAGCAGCGCTGCGCTTCTCACTCGGCTCGCCCGTCTCGCCCGCCGCCCTGTGCGAAGCGTCCGTGACCCTCTCCGGCCTCGCCTCGCTCCACCTCACCGCCCTCGGCCCGCTCTCCTTCACCTggctcgcctccttgccccgCCTCAAGTCCTTCGCCCTCGTCAACTCCCCTGCCGCCTACTCGGCACGTTCCGGCCTCGATGACGACGAGAGCGATGATGCTGTGGAGGAGGTGTTGCCGCTGGAGAGGTTGTCGCTGTGCGGCTTCCGGTCGGGCGACCGCGGGCTCCGGTGGCTGTGGCGGCGCTGCCGGGGCCTCCGGTGGCTGCAGCTGCGCGCCTGCGACGGCGTCGGGGACGGGCCCGCGACGCTGGCTTTTCCGGGATGCCTCGACGGCCTGCTTGCGCTTGAGCTCCGCGCCTGCCGCACCGTCGCGGACCGCGTGCTCCTCCTGGCTGCGGACCGGTGCCGTGCGCTGGTGTCCCTCCTGGTGTACGACGGTGGAAGCAGGGAGGCGCTCCTCCAGTTCATCCATCAGCGTGGCGCCATGCTGCACACCTTGGACCTCCGCCTGCCTCTTGACCTGCACAACGACCACCTCCTCGCGATTGGTGCAGGCCAAGGCTGTCACAGCCGAGGCGGTCTtgccgtgctccgtcttcaaAGCTGCGTCCTCGTCACCGGGGATGGGCTCCGTTCTCTTGCACGCACGGCCAATGGGGCGGGTATCGAAGAGGTCGCCCTGGTGAGCTGCGACGTCGTGGAACGGGAGCCTGGGCTGCTCACGTTCCTCAGCCAGAGCATgtgccgcctccgccggcttGATTTGTCTTACAACGAGACTCTCAAGGACAAGGAGGTTGGTGCTATGCTGTCGTCTTGCCGGAATCTTATTGACATCAGGCTTAGGGGTTGCCGCAGCCTTACTGGAGAATCGCTAGTCTCGTTGCTTAAGCACTGTGGGCGGTCTGTGGAGGTCGTGGACATCTCCCGCTGCCCTGCCATCATAGGCAACAGTGTCGAATTCTTTGCACAGCGAGCCATCCGTTTGAATCATTTGATCATCGAGGAGAGCTCGGTATCGGAGGAATTGAAGGCAATTGTGCAGATGAAAGGCATGAAGGTCGGCTCATTGCCTTGCGAAGGATCATTCTGA
- the LOC100821863 gene encoding uncharacterized protein LOC100821863: METMSYPCSPLLSFPTHEENNFVLWSPQVALHEDATIHVDPSTHQLHDCGFLDTMALDYSNDWHRQDASDVGMFIDCDERILGQENGDLMAIQEELMEENSLTDLLLTGAEAVEAGDSRLATAVFSRLDGLLLGIPENAAVGSFDRLAYHFAQGLRSRLSSANTRCPPPEPLPSDRMSVQQIIQELSPFAKFAHFTANQAILDATKGDSDVHVVDLNIGEGVQWPSLMSDLASHGGRSFHLTAIITDADYSYDVHQASARRLSEFADSLKLPFQYNSLRIHSDEDLHDFSKSCNGPVIFSCDTTSMTYKLLGKLRTILPGCVKMLRPKLMVIVEEELVGIGKEASVCNTSFVDFFFEALHHFTTVSESLASCFSGGNHGLCLRLVERDMVGPRIQDFVEHYGPVTLEPNAPGVLERYGAFSSQLSMEVLISAVAGDLISRFISFLAQSYGSQTCEEDDPRRLESLFRRIQTVVEEAEGRHITNRGMFLQLKALIEGLSMEVLISAVAGDLISRFISFLAQSYGSQTCEEDDRRRVEHLLLRIQIVVEEAEGRHITNRGMFLQLKALIEGVYLGYYMLDRLKLESLGEEIVDVAEVSHQSQSFAVSTFNTAKRLRFHAAGTKSTRKLKGVLECLETKITDMREFVMLLGNCPRLPHQPYSTYMYIDKCMFGRHIEKEQLINFLLYDSHDFTDLSILPIIGPHRIGKKTLVQHVCKDKRVHDHFSHMFFFRGEDLRKGEFLVNCKAASGKYLFVVDFSRDVDEAAWTKFRSYLKVPSTGTKIVLIGRAEQVANLGTARPIRLKCLSQEEYWYYFKVLSFGSMDPDEHPKLASLGMQLATELNGSFLAANILGEILRTNPNAPFWQKVLLSIKELVREHLMSFGTHPEDLLERNSPISFTKVALVGGQAQRYLVHDLREASSAQGELPRLTSQELLTGGDIPAEEMFEVLVWRSRIPPYCDYVVTYEKEKPSRRVSKKKNLAL, from the exons ATGGAGACCATGTCATATCCTTGTTCCCCTCTTCTCTCCTTCCCTACACATGAAGAGAATAACTTTGTCCTATGGTCTCCTCAAGTAGCCCTCCATGAGGACGCCACCATCCATGTTGATCCTTCCACTCATCAGCTACATGATTGTGGGTTCTTGGACACCATGGCTCTTGATTATTCTAACGACTGGCATCGTCAAGATGCTTCTGATGTCGGTATGTTCATCGATTGTGATGAGCGGATTCTGGGCCAGGAGAACGGCGACTTGATGGCGATCCAAGAGGAGCTCATGGAGGAGAACAGTTTAACTGATCTCCTTCTCACTGGTGCAGAGGCAGTTGAGGCGGGGGATTCAAGACTTGCCACGGCAGTGTTCTCGAGGCTTGatggcctcctccttggcatCCCTGAAAATGCAGCAGTCGGCTCTTTTGATCGCCTGGCATACCACTTTGCCCAAGGTCTGCGGTCCCGGCTCTCCAGTGCAAACACCAGGTGCCCTCCGCCAGAGCCACTGCCATCTGATAGAATGTCAGTGCAGCAGATTATACAAGAGCTGTCGCCTTTCGCCAAGTTCGCGCACTTCACTGCCAACCAGGCCATTCTAGATGCCACCAAGGGCGACTCGGATGTGCACGTCGTCGACCTGAACATCGGCGAGGGTGTCCAGTGGCCATCACTCATGTCAGACCTTGCCAGCCATGGTGGGAGGTCATTCCACCTCACGGCGATCATAACAGATGCTGACTACAGCTATGACGTTCACCAGGCATCTGCGCGGCGGCTCTCGGAGTTTGCCGACTCCTTGAAACTTCCCTTCCAGTACAACTCTCTCCGTATACACAGTGATGAAGACCTGCATGATTTCTCCAAAAGCTGTAACGGCCCAGTGATCTTCTCATGCGACACGACAAGTATGACTTACAAGTTGCTGGGGAAGTTACGGACAATCCTACCTGGCTGTGTTAAAATGTTAAGACCTAAGTTAATGGTCATCGTTGAAGAGGAGCTGGTTGGAATCGGAAAGGAAGCATCTGTATGTAACACCTCCTTCGTCGACTTCTTCTTCGAGGCACTGCACCACTTCACCACTGTGTCCGAGTCATTGGCTAGCTGCTTCAGTGGTGGTAATCATGGGTTGTGCCTGAGACTTGTGGAGAGGGACATGGTGGGGCCAAGGATACAAGACTTCGTGGAGCACTATGGGCCTGTGACACTTGAGCCAAATGCTCCTGGGGTTTTGGAAAGGTATGGGGCTT TTTCATCTCAGCTCAGCATGGAGGTTCTTATATCTGCAGTGGCAGGTGATCTTATCAGCAGGTTCATCTCTTTCCTGGCACAAAGTTATGGCAGTCAAACTTGTGAAGAGGATGATCCTAGGAGGCTGGAGAGCTTGTTTCGAAGGATACAAACTGTTGTTGAGGAAGCAGAGGGGCGGCACATCACAAATCGAGGAATGTTCCTGCAGCTGAAGGCACTCATTGAGGGC CTCAGCATGGAAGTTCTGATTTCTGCAGTCGCAGGTGATCTTATCAGCCGGTTCATCTCTTTCCTGGCACAAAGTTATGGCAGTCAAACTTGTGAAGAGGATGATCGTAGAAGGGTAGAGCACTTGTTGCTAAGGATACAGATAGTTGTTGAGGAAGCAGAGGGGCGGCACATCACAAATCGAGGAATGTTCCTGCAGCTGAAAGCACTCATCGAGGGTGTATATCTCGGGTACTACATGCTCGACAGGCTCAAGCTTGAGTCCCTTGGAGAAGAGATCGTCGACGTTGCTGAGGTGAGCCACCAGAGCCAATCCTTCGCTGTTTCTACTTTTAACACTGCCAAGCGCCTTCGTTTTCATGCTGCTGGAACAAAAAGCACGAGAAAGTTGAAAGGTGTTCTTGAGTGTTTAGAGACTAAGATCACAGACATGAGAGAGTTTGTCATGCTCCTCGGCAACTGCCCTCGCCTGCCTCATCAGCCTTACAGTACATATATGTACATCGATAAATGTATGTTTGGCCGCCACATTGAGAAAGAGCAACTCATCAACTTCTTGCTATATGACAGTCACGATTTCACAGATTTAAGCATCCTTCCGATCATCGGCCCGCACAGAATTGGGAAGAAAACTCTGGTGCAACATGTTTGCAAGGACAAGAGGGTGCACGATCATTTCTCCCACATGTTTTTCTTTAGAGGTGAGGATCTACGGAAAGGAGAGTTCTTGGTGAACTGCAAGGCAGCCTCAGGGAAATACTTGTTTGTTGTTGATTTCAGTCGGGATGTGGATGAGGCAGCATGGACAAAGTTCCGATCATACTTGAAGGTGCCAAGTACTGGGACTAAAATTGTATTGATAGGCAGGGCAGAGCAAGTTGCCAACTTAGGGACTGCTCGACCCATCAGGCTGAAGTGTTTGTCTCAAGAAGAATACTGGTACTACTTCAAGGTACTTTCCTTTGGAAGCATGGACCCTGATGAGCATCCGAAGCTAGCATCTCTAGGCATGCAGCTTGCTACTGAACTTAATGGGTCTTTTCTTGCTGCAAATATACTTGGCGAGATACTTAGAACTAACCCTAATGCTCCATTCTGGCAAAAGGTATTATTGAGCATAAAAGAACTAGTGCGGGAGCACTTGATGTCCTTTGGCACACACCCAGAGGACCTCCTTGAGAGAAATTCTCCAATCAGTTTCACTAAAGTGGCGTTAGTCGGTGGTCAAGCTCAACGATATCTGGTGCATGACCTTAGGGAGGCTAGCTCTGCACAAGGTGAGCTGCCACGACTGACATCACAAGAGCTACTGACGGGTGGCGATATCCCCGCTGAAGAAATGTTTGAGGTGCTGGTGTGGAGATCTCGGATCCCACCTTACTGCGACTATGTTGTTACTTATGAGAAAGAGAAACCATCCCGCAGGgtcagcaagaagaagaatctgGCATTGTGA
- the LOC100832178 gene encoding disease resistance protein RGA2, which yields MEVLISAVAGDLISRFISFLAQSYGSQTCEEDDRRRLERLLLRIQTVVEEAEGRHITNQGMFLQLKTLIEGIYLGYYMLDRLRLESLREESIDDDQVSRQSQSFTVSTFNTAKRRCFHAAGTKSTRKLKGVLECLETKITDMREFVMLLGNCPRLPHQPYSTYMYIDKCMFGRHIEKEQLINFLLYDSHDFTDLSILPIIGPHQIGKKTLVQHVCKDKRVHDHFSHMFFFRGEDLRKGEFLVNGKAASGKYLFVVDFSRDVDEAAWTKFRSYLKVPSTGTKIVLIGRAEQVANLGTARPIRLKCLSQEEYWYYFKALSFGSMDPDEHPKLVSLGMQLATELNGSLLAANVLGQALRANPNAPFWQKVLLSMKELVRVHMFAFGIHLEFLLERNSPVNFTKLALVGGRSQGYLVYQVADLENFVIGFTSL from the coding sequence ATGGAAGTTCTGATTTCTGCAGTCGCAGGTGATCTTATCAGCCGGTTCATCTCTTTCCTGGCACAAAGTTATGGCAGTCAAACTTGTGAAGAGGATGATCGTAGAAGGCTGGAGCGCTTGTTGCTAAGGATACAAACAGTGGTTGAGGAAGCAGAGGGGCGGCACATCACAAACCAAGGAATGTTCCTGCAGCTGAAGACACTCATCGAGGGCATATATCTCGGGTACTACATGCTCGACAGGCTCAGACTTGAGTCCCTTCGAGAAGAGAGCATCGACGACGATCAGGTGAGTCGTCAGAGCCAATCCTTCACCGTTTCTACTTTTAACACTGCCAAGCGCCGTTGTTTTCATGCTGCCGGAACAAAGAGCACGAGAAAGTTGAAAGGTGTTCTTGAGTGTTTAGAGACTAAGATCACAGACATGAGAGAGTTTGTCATGCTCCTCGGCAACTGCCCTCGCCTGCCTCATCAGCCTTACAGTACATATATGTACATCGATAAATGTATGTTTGGCCGCCACATTGAGAAAGAGCAACTCATCAACTTCTTGCTATATGACAGTCACGATTTCACAGATTTAAGCATCCTTCCGATCATCGGCCCGCACCAAATTGGGAAGAAAACTCTGGTGCAACATGTTTGCAAGGACAAGAGGGTGCACGATCATTTCTCCCACATGTTTTTCTTTAGAGGTGAGGATCTACGGAAAGGAGAGTTCTTGGTGAACGGCAAGGCAGCCTCAGGGAAATACTTGTTTGTTGTTGATTTCAGTCGGGATGTGGATGAGGCAGCATGGACAAAGTTCCGATCATACTTGAAGGTGCCAAGTACTGGGACTAAAATTGTATTGATAGGCAGGGCAGAGCAAGTTGCCAACTTAGGGACTGCTCGACCCATCAGGCTGAAGTGTTTGTCTCAAGAAGAATACTGGTACTACTTCAAGGCACTTTCCTTTGGAAGCATGGACCCTGATGAGCATCCAAAGCTGGTATCCCTCGGTATGCAGCTGGCCACTGAACTTAATGGATCTCTTCTTGCTGCAAATGTACTTGGCCAGGCACTGAGAGCTAACCCTAACGCTCCATTCTGGCAAAAGGTATTATTGAGCATGAAAGAACTCGTGCGCGTGCACATGTTCGCCTTCGGCATACACCTGGAGTTCCTTCTCGAGAGAAATTCTCCTGTTAATTTCACTAAACTGGCCTTGGTGGGCGGCCGATCTCAAGGATATCTGGTGTATCAAGTGGCGGACCTCGAGAATTTTGTCATTGGGTTCACTTCATTGTGA